In Triticum aestivum cultivar Chinese Spring chromosome 5B, IWGSC CS RefSeq v2.1, whole genome shotgun sequence, the following proteins share a genomic window:
- the LOC123114641 gene encoding uncharacterized protein, translating into MAPQEKKSKLAATMAPGPPPALPDELVEEILIRIPPDDPASLLRASLVCKSWSEVVSRRGFHRLLHDLHRAPPVLGYLHDYEDMPEFIPATASPFSLAVPDRRLWQAVDCRHGRALFLSNPKCPYTEELLMWEPITGAQQRIPVPAAFQSGRTTAAVFCTADGCDHCHCHGGPFCVVFVFSVDDEGIREGAVEQEYVTSACVYSSDTDAWGEPTLMHGENCMSFTYYSSVLIGRSLIYFLSDGGLVLEYDLARHRLIWFDVPHSCSTKDVFDCNLMIAENGGLGLVEELNPHLQLWSREADARWVPGRLIYLQSLSINGAPMDAACPVHVLGFAEGANVIVVTTSAGVFSIQVQSLHANKVCDETKGCDDFGYGNMIPIVGYYTPVPKLST; encoded by the coding sequence ATGGCACCTCAAGAAAAGAAAAGTAAACTAGCGGCCACCATGGCACCAGGACCGCCGCCAGCACTCCCGGACGAGCTTGTAGAAGAGATCCTCATCCGCATCCCGCCCGACGacccggccagcctcctccgtgcCTCCCTCGTCTGCAAGTCCTGGAGCGAGGTCGTCTCCCGCCGTGGGTTCCACCGCCTCCTCCATGATCTCCACCGAGCACCCCCGGTGCTCGGGTATCTCCACGACTACGAGGACATGCCCGAATTCATCCCCGCCACCGCATCGCCATTCTCCCTCGCCGTTCCCGACCGCCGGCTCTGGCAGGCCGTCGACTGCCGCCACGGCCGCGCCCTCTTCCTGTCCAACCCCAAGTGCCCGTATACCGAGGAACTCCTCATGTGGGAGCCAATCACAGGTGCCCAGCAGCGCATACCGGTGCCCGCAGCATTCCAGAGTGGCCGCACAACCGCCGCCGTGTTCTGCACAGCGGATGGCTGCGACCACTGCCACTGCCACGGAGGTCCCTTTTGCGTGGTCTTCGTCTTCTCCGTCGACGACGAAGGCATACGCGAAGGGGCCGTCGAGCAGGAGTATGTCACGTCGGCGTGCGTATACTCGTCGGACACCGACGCCTGGGGCGAGCCGACCTTGATGCATGGCGAGAATTGCATGTCCTTCACATATTATTCCAGTGTGCTTATTGGGAGGTCTCTAATCTACTTCTTGTCCGATGGTGGGTTGGTCTTGGAGTATGACCTGGCAAGGCACAGGCTGATTTGGTTCGATGTACCACACTCCTGCAGCACCAAGGATGTATTTGATTGCAACCTCATGATTGCAGAGAACGGTGGACTGGGACTCGTCGAAGAATTGAATCCGCATCTGCAGTTGTGGTCAAGAGAGGCTGATGCCCGATGGGTACCGGGCCGGCTCATCTACTTGCAAAGTTTGTCCATAAACGGTGCTCCAATGGATGCAGCATGTCCAGTCCATGTGTTGGGCTTTGCCGAGGGAGCAAACGTCATTGTTGTGACCACATCTGCTGGCGTTTTCTCAATCCAAGTACAATCACTGCATGCAAACAAGGTGTGTGATGAGACCAAAGGGTGTGATGATTTTGGCTATGGTAATATGATTCCAATTGTGGGATATTACACTCCTGTACCCAAGTTGAGCACATGA